The following proteins are co-located in the Maridesulfovibrio sp. genome:
- a CDS encoding radical SAM protein: protein MAAKKKPRPLLVFADENGQIYDHPELEMMCRRGDELFQPKPEEYIPLPPDSEFFLLPGRFPIGLDPETGEVVEVEGTAVTAFPCPGHTLTGLAAYGNTEDAPVLPMFSYGAVGYANGKFWVTAKKVDEDKRQVFTKIPNQKIDAGAHRMLKEMPDNRLVRHLAGCALTYCCPAAKNLALGRFEAPLPTSRTCNARCIGCISEQPEDSGFPSPQERIKFTPTAEEITQIMHFHAKRERKPVFSFGQGCEGEPLTEHVLLTEAIKKYRDEGGIGTVNINTNGSITEAMEPLAAAGLNSIRVSLNSLREPVYNTYYRPKGYKFENVVATIAKAKELGLHVSLNYLYFPGISDTEFEVGALVEIAKQTKFDFIQLRNLNIDPDLYMELMEPYEFGPGMGFINFRKRIMNECPWINFGYFNPYLGDGKQK, encoded by the coding sequence ATGGCTGCCAAAAAGAAACCACGTCCGTTACTCGTCTTTGCCGACGAAAACGGCCAGATATATGATCATCCCGAACTTGAAATGATGTGTCGCCGTGGCGATGAGCTGTTCCAGCCCAAACCGGAAGAATACATCCCCCTGCCCCCGGACAGCGAATTTTTCCTGCTTCCGGGTAGATTTCCCATCGGCCTTGACCCGGAAACAGGTGAAGTAGTCGAAGTGGAAGGAACTGCGGTTACCGCATTCCCCTGCCCGGGGCACACCCTGACCGGACTTGCCGCATACGGTAATACCGAAGATGCACCGGTACTGCCCATGTTCTCTTACGGTGCAGTAGGCTATGCCAACGGCAAATTCTGGGTTACCGCTAAAAAAGTAGATGAGGACAAGCGTCAGGTTTTCACTAAAATTCCGAACCAGAAAATTGATGCCGGCGCCCACCGCATGTTGAAGGAAATGCCCGACAACAGACTGGTCCGCCATCTGGCAGGATGCGCACTGACATATTGCTGCCCTGCAGCCAAGAACCTTGCTCTGGGACGCTTTGAAGCACCTCTGCCGACTTCACGGACCTGCAATGCCCGCTGCATCGGCTGTATTTCCGAGCAACCCGAAGATTCCGGCTTTCCCTCTCCGCAGGAACGCATCAAATTCACTCCCACTGCCGAAGAAATCACCCAGATAATGCATTTTCACGCCAAGCGTGAACGCAAGCCCGTATTCTCTTTCGGTCAGGGCTGCGAGGGAGAACCGCTTACCGAACATGTATTGCTTACCGAAGCCATCAAGAAATACCGCGACGAAGGCGGTATCGGTACCGTAAACATAAACACCAACGGTTCCATCACTGAAGCAATGGAACCACTGGCCGCAGCAGGGCTCAACTCCATCAGGGTCAGCCTGAACAGCCTGCGCGAACCTGTTTACAATACTTACTACCGGCCCAAGGGCTACAAATTTGAAAACGTGGTAGCAACAATCGCCAAGGCCAAGGAACTCGGCTTACACGTATCCCTGAACTACCTTTATTTCCCCGGTATCAGTGATACTGAATTCGAAGTCGGTGCACTCGTTGAAATTGCCAAGCAGACAAAATTCGATTTCATCCAGCTGCGCAACCTGAACATCGACCCCGACCTGTACATGGAGCTCATGGAGCCCTACGAATTCGGTCCGGGTATGGGATTCATCAACTTCCGCAAACGGATCATGAACGAATGTCCGTGGATTAACTTCGGATACTTCAACCCTTACCTTGGTGACGGGAAGCAGAAATAA
- a CDS encoding ATP-binding protein codes for MSHSCHTYENAKLNILITGKSPVIHTLMPLLYDQGHAVSITRSPRETLFTYASQQPDLVIMAEQDNTCQTFSSIREVNKEAEALFIIDTSKPESFEPLFDFNNISFLPSTVSKEKLLTFVKNFQAKHLRKKKHEEDAKLYGLIMQSLPFPALLISTKTEQTILANKAAHNQLPAFEYEQSPPFMSALSDEVRHNIFSDLESYHLHYLKSVNAYERFWDLTVDQVAPSVFMLLAVDVTEQRQQMQLREEMERIARHDLRSPTANIVGMSRILETEAGLDEEFQPLAEIVRKTSERMIRQIDTSLTLIRLETGSLKADAHPFNLYSAISAAIGDLSQLVEEKNLEIVSLQDGNPITEECFIVCYGEASLIITMFSNLLKNAAEAAPEHSTITINITEDSRFITTKIHNMGAIPVSIRETFFDRYATYGKKKGTGLGTYSARLIASASGGDISFTTSEEKGTTLITTIPKPPIK; via the coding sequence ATGTCGCACTCATGCCATACTTATGAAAATGCGAAGCTGAACATCCTGATTACCGGAAAAAGTCCGGTAATCCATACACTCATGCCCCTACTGTATGATCAGGGGCATGCGGTTTCCATAACCCGCTCCCCGCGGGAGACCCTTTTCACCTACGCCAGCCAGCAGCCTGATCTAGTCATCATGGCGGAGCAGGATAACACCTGCCAGACATTCTCCAGCATCCGTGAAGTGAATAAAGAAGCAGAGGCTCTTTTTATCATCGACACCTCAAAGCCGGAGTCTTTTGAACCGCTCTTTGATTTCAACAACATCTCTTTTCTGCCTTCCACAGTATCAAAAGAAAAGCTGCTTACTTTCGTAAAAAATTTTCAAGCCAAGCATCTACGTAAGAAAAAGCATGAAGAGGATGCCAAACTTTACGGCCTGATTATGCAGAGCCTGCCCTTTCCTGCCCTTCTGATCAGCACTAAAACCGAGCAAACGATACTTGCCAACAAGGCCGCCCATAATCAGCTTCCTGCCTTTGAATACGAGCAGTCTCCCCCGTTCATGTCCGCACTTTCCGACGAAGTGCGCCATAATATTTTTTCCGACCTGGAATCGTATCACCTACATTACCTGAAATCAGTTAATGCCTACGAGCGTTTTTGGGATCTCACCGTGGATCAGGTTGCCCCTTCAGTTTTCATGCTGCTGGCTGTAGATGTAACCGAACAGCGCCAGCAGATGCAGTTGCGTGAGGAGATGGAACGTATTGCAAGGCACGACCTGCGCTCTCCAACAGCCAATATCGTGGGCATGTCACGTATTCTTGAAACTGAGGCCGGACTTGATGAAGAATTCCAGCCGCTGGCTGAAATCGTACGCAAAACCAGCGAGCGCATGATCCGTCAGATCGACACATCACTGACCCTGATCAGGCTGGAAACAGGTTCACTTAAAGCCGACGCCCACCCCTTTAATCTCTACTCAGCCATCAGTGCAGCCATCGGTGACCTTAGCCAGTTGGTTGAGGAAAAAAATCTGGAGATAGTCAGCCTGCAGGACGGTAACCCCATCACCGAAGAGTGTTTCATCGTCTGCTACGGCGAGGCATCGCTGATAATTACCATGTTTTCCAACCTGCTCAAAAATGCTGCTGAAGCTGCACCGGAGCACTCAACTATCACCATAAATATCACGGAAGACAGCCGCTTCATCACTACAAAAATCCACAATATGGGCGCAATTCCTGTGAGTATCCGTGAAACATTCTTTGACCGCTATGCTACCTACGGTAAGAAAAAAGGAACCGGACTGGGAACTTACAGCGCACGGCTTATTGCCAGCGCCTCAGGTGGAGATATTTCATTCACAACTTCAGAAGAAAAGGGTACGACCCTGATCACAACAATTCCTAAACCACCAATTAAATAA
- a CDS encoding HDOD domain-containing protein, whose translation MSRKKPLYDKTFFARQPILMPDQSLWGYELLFRSSSEATSADISDSYEATLRVAADICAAPGENLPDNVKLVVNFSHKAIMDKVPYSLPATKTVVQIPETTPPTPNLIKAIKELSEDGFYIAIDDFEGRPQGEFLIAYADAIIVDFLSADKEKLERICKLCKEYDTKLIAKRVENTDQFNMAQKLGFNFFQGFYFKRPENVKGRKLRSGEIVKLKLLKLIEDASPDFEAMAETLQNDVSISFRLLTLLNSPTFGFSQKITSIKQALVLAGWKMVKNWLRVILLTDLTPKEKSRELPQLATQRAKFLQLLAKNSNKGLPADSMFLLGLFSLLGAMFDLPMKELTSYLPLEDEINQALCGEENSYSRYLDLTTFFESGDWDNLDFLLGELELDPVMVSKSYYESTRWANSFFQIPGTS comes from the coding sequence ATGTCCCGGAAAAAACCGCTTTACGATAAAACTTTCTTTGCCCGGCAGCCTATCCTTATGCCGGACCAATCCCTATGGGGATATGAGTTGCTTTTCCGCAGCAGCAGCGAAGCCACCAGCGCGGATATTTCCGACAGTTACGAGGCAACACTGCGTGTTGCTGCGGATATTTGCGCGGCTCCCGGTGAAAACCTGCCGGATAACGTAAAACTGGTAGTTAATTTTTCGCACAAAGCCATTATGGACAAGGTGCCCTACTCCTTGCCGGCGACAAAAACAGTTGTTCAAATCCCCGAAACAACTCCTCCCACACCCAACTTAATCAAAGCCATAAAGGAACTCTCTGAAGATGGTTTCTATATCGCTATTGATGACTTTGAAGGACGTCCGCAGGGGGAATTCCTTATTGCTTATGCTGATGCCATCATTGTTGATTTCCTGTCTGCGGATAAAGAAAAGCTGGAGCGTATCTGCAAGCTTTGCAAAGAATACGACACCAAGCTCATAGCCAAACGAGTGGAAAACACAGACCAATTCAACATGGCGCAGAAACTTGGTTTTAATTTTTTCCAGGGATTCTATTTCAAACGTCCCGAAAATGTGAAAGGCCGCAAACTTCGTTCCGGTGAAATTGTAAAACTCAAGCTTCTCAAACTGATAGAAGATGCATCACCTGACTTTGAGGCCATGGCTGAAACTTTACAAAACGATGTTTCCATCAGCTTCAGACTGCTGACTCTGCTGAACTCCCCGACTTTCGGTTTTTCCCAGAAGATCACCTCCATCAAGCAGGCCCTTGTTCTGGCCGGATGGAAAATGGTCAAAAACTGGCTGCGGGTCATTCTGCTCACAGATCTGACTCCCAAAGAAAAAAGCCGGGAACTTCCTCAACTGGCTACCCAAAGGGCAAAATTTCTGCAATTGTTGGCCAAGAATTCAAACAAGGGATTACCTGCTGATTCCATGTTCCTGCTTGGACTTTTTTCCCTGCTGGGTGCTATGTTCGACCTGCCCATGAAGGAACTGACCAGCTATCTGCCGCTTGAAGATGAGATCAATCAGGCCCTGTGCGGTGAAGAAAATTCATATAGCAGATATCTGGACCTGACCACCTTCTTCGAATCCGGTGACTGGGATAACCTTGACTTTCTGCTGGGTGAATTGGAACTTGATCCGGTCATGGTCTCAAAAAGCTATTACGAGTCCACCCGCTGGGCAAACAGCTTTTTCCAGATCCCCGGTACTTCCTGA
- the rpsI gene encoding 30S ribosomal protein S9, translating to MSKDFNYATGRRKNAVARTRLYEGTGAITVNGKPYEDYFPRKTLQMIVQQPLKLTKTLGKFDIKVNADGGGVAGQAQAVRHGISRALIEIDPELRSILKRAGLLTRDARKKERKKYGQPGARAKFQYSKR from the coding sequence ATGAGTAAAGATTTCAATTACGCTACTGGCAGAAGGAAAAACGCTGTTGCCCGTACCCGCCTTTATGAGGGAACCGGTGCAATCACCGTTAACGGTAAACCTTACGAAGATTACTTTCCTCGTAAAACCCTGCAGATGATCGTTCAGCAGCCCCTGAAACTGACCAAGACCCTCGGCAAGTTCGACATCAAAGTCAACGCTGACGGCGGTGGTGTTGCAGGTCAGGCTCAGGCTGTAAGACACGGTATCTCCCGCGCACTTATCGAGATAGATCCTGAACTTCGTTCTATCCTCAAACGTGCCGGTCTCCTGACTCGTGACGCTCGTAAGAAAGAGCGTAAAAAATACGGTCAGCCCGGTGCTCGCGCAAAATTCCAGTACTCCAAACGTTAA
- the rplM gene encoding 50S ribosomal protein L13 — protein sequence MKTYIPKDEDINREWFVVDAKDMVLGRLATQIANKLRGKDKAMFTPHVDTGDFVVVLNADKIKVTGNKMDQKTYYKHTNHPGGLKERTLKVMLEKKPEVVIQTAVRGMLPKNRLGKQMIKKLKVYAGTDHPHTAQQPKVLEF from the coding sequence ATGAAAACATATATTCCTAAAGATGAAGACATCAACCGCGAATGGTTCGTAGTTGATGCTAAAGATATGGTTCTCGGTCGCCTCGCAACCCAGATTGCCAACAAGCTCAGAGGAAAAGACAAAGCAATGTTCACTCCTCATGTTGACACTGGTGATTTCGTTGTCGTTCTGAACGCTGACAAAATCAAGGTTACTGGTAACAAAATGGATCAGAAGACCTACTACAAGCACACCAACCACCCCGGTGGTCTGAAAGAAAGAACTCTCAAGGTTATGCTTGAGAAGAAGCCTGAAGTAGTCATCCAAACTGCAGTTCGCGGCATGCTTCCTAAGAACCGCCTCGGCAAGCAGATGATCAAAAAGCTGAAAGTATACGCTGGCACTGACCATCCGCATACCGCACAGCAGCCCAAAGTACTGGAATTCTAA
- the alaS gene encoding alanine--tRNA ligase, producing the protein MKASEIREKFLKYFEKNGHTIVDSSSLVPKDDPTLLFTNAGMVQFKNTFLGQEKRDYVRATTSQKCLRVGGKHNDLENVGRTARHHTFFEMLGNFSFGDYFKEDAIKFCWGFLTEELGLPKDKLYVTIYTDDDEADELWQKVVNFPAERIYRLGEKDNFWSMGDTGPCGPCSEVHIDQGEDMSCGPDCGIGKCDCDRFLEIWNLVFMQYDQDEEGNRVPLPRPSIDTGMGLERITAVCQGVQSNFETDIFQPMIQAVAKKAGVKYKEDGEIDTALQVIADHSRSIAFLITDQILPSNEGRGYVLRRLIRRAFRFGRLLGLTDPFLHETTAMVVEQMSSQFPELLSNKDFMARMVKEEEERFSQTLDKGLIILEEEMEELKKNGKDLISGETAFKLYDTYGFPLDIINDVAEKQEFKVDEVGFNAAMKEQKDRAKAAWKGSGEKNSGAIFRQVLEAGLKNSFTGYSELTTESRIVNLLSEEGEHLERITQGNGGWIITAATPFYGESGGQMGDTGAIGTLTGNAEVLETVKASADLTASKVFVSEGELLLEQEAKLEVSPETRTATERNHTVTHLLHAALKKVLGDHVKQSGSLVGPDRLRFDFTHIAAMTPEEIGEVENEVNRAILGDTPVVVQEMSNDEAVAKGATALFGEKYGDVVRVVEIPGESMELCGGTHLKATGEAGTFMIQSESGVAAGIRRIEAATGWNSLKFLQEQRAEVVTSSAMLKAAPGQLVDKIATLQSQVKELTKANDKLQSKLASGAGADLMSSIEEIGGVKVLAAKLEVTNVKALRDQADALRSKMDSGIFCLVAQVDDNKVSLIIAVTKDLHDRFQAGALIKPVAAEVGGGGGGRPDMAQAGGTNPAGIEKAFATLKKLVADS; encoded by the coding sequence ATGAAGGCCAGTGAAATCAGAGAAAAATTCCTTAAGTATTTCGAAAAGAACGGTCATACAATCGTAGACAGCTCATCCCTCGTTCCCAAAGACGACCCGACTCTGCTTTTTACCAACGCGGGTATGGTTCAGTTCAAGAACACATTCCTCGGTCAGGAAAAAAGGGATTACGTAAGGGCTACCACTTCACAGAAGTGTCTGCGCGTAGGCGGCAAGCACAACGACCTTGAAAACGTAGGACGTACCGCACGCCACCACACCTTCTTTGAAATGCTGGGTAACTTCTCTTTCGGCGACTATTTTAAAGAAGACGCCATTAAATTTTGCTGGGGCTTCCTTACTGAAGAATTAGGGCTGCCCAAAGATAAACTTTACGTCACCATCTACACAGATGACGACGAAGCTGATGAACTGTGGCAGAAAGTCGTAAACTTCCCGGCTGAGCGCATCTACCGCCTCGGAGAGAAGGACAACTTCTGGTCCATGGGCGACACCGGCCCCTGCGGTCCCTGCTCCGAAGTCCATATTGATCAGGGCGAAGACATGAGCTGCGGCCCTGACTGCGGCATCGGGAAATGCGACTGCGACCGTTTTCTTGAGATCTGGAACCTCGTGTTCATGCAGTACGATCAGGACGAGGAAGGCAACCGAGTCCCCCTGCCCCGCCCCTCCATTGACACCGGAATGGGCCTTGAGCGCATCACCGCGGTTTGTCAGGGTGTACAGTCCAACTTTGAGACCGATATTTTCCAGCCCATGATTCAGGCTGTAGCCAAGAAAGCCGGCGTTAAATACAAGGAAGACGGCGAGATCGACACTGCATTGCAGGTTATTGCCGACCATTCCCGCTCCATTGCTTTCCTGATCACCGACCAGATCCTGCCTTCCAACGAAGGTCGCGGATACGTACTGCGTCGCCTGATCCGCCGTGCATTCCGTTTCGGTCGCCTGCTCGGCCTGACCGACCCCTTCCTGCATGAAACTACCGCTATGGTTGTTGAGCAGATGAGCAGTCAGTTCCCCGAACTGCTGAGCAACAAGGATTTCATGGCCCGCATGGTCAAGGAAGAGGAAGAGCGCTTCAGCCAGACTCTTGATAAGGGCCTGATCATCCTCGAAGAGGAAATGGAAGAGCTGAAAAAAAACGGTAAGGACCTCATCTCCGGTGAGACCGCCTTCAAACTTTACGATACCTACGGCTTCCCGCTGGACATCATCAACGATGTTGCTGAGAAGCAGGAATTCAAAGTTGACGAAGTCGGCTTCAACGCCGCCATGAAAGAGCAGAAGGATCGCGCCAAGGCAGCATGGAAAGGTTCCGGTGAAAAGAACTCCGGTGCCATCTTCCGTCAGGTTCTGGAAGCTGGACTCAAAAACAGCTTCACCGGATACTCTGAACTGACCACTGAATCCCGCATCGTCAACCTGCTTTCCGAAGAAGGCGAACATCTTGAGCGCATCACTCAGGGCAACGGCGGCTGGATCATTACTGCCGCAACTCCCTTCTACGGTGAATCAGGCGGTCAGATGGGCGATACCGGTGCTATAGGCACTCTTACCGGTAATGCAGAAGTGCTGGAAACCGTAAAGGCTTCCGCAGACCTTACCGCATCAAAGGTTTTCGTAAGCGAAGGCGAACTGCTGCTTGAGCAGGAAGCCAAGCTTGAGGTCAGCCCTGAGACCAGAACAGCTACAGAACGTAATCACACAGTTACACACCTGCTCCACGCTGCTCTTAAGAAAGTTCTGGGCGACCACGTTAAGCAGTCCGGGTCACTGGTGGGACCTGATCGGCTGCGTTTTGACTTCACCCACATTGCAGCCATGACTCCCGAAGAAATCGGGGAGGTTGAAAATGAGGTAAACCGTGCTATACTGGGCGACACTCCCGTAGTCGTTCAGGAGATGAGCAATGACGAAGCAGTAGCCAAAGGTGCAACTGCATTGTTCGGCGAAAAGTATGGTGATGTTGTCAGAGTTGTTGAAATTCCGGGCGAATCCATGGAGCTTTGCGGTGGTACCCACCTTAAGGCAACCGGTGAAGCCGGAACCTTCATGATCCAGTCCGAGTCCGGTGTAGCTGCGGGTATCCGCCGCATCGAAGCCGCAACCGGCTGGAATTCACTTAAATTTCTGCAGGAGCAGCGCGCCGAAGTCGTTACATCTTCAGCTATGCTCAAAGCAGCACCCGGACAGCTGGTCGACAAAATTGCGACTCTGCAGTCTCAGGTGAAGGAACTTACCAAAGCCAACGACAAGCTTCAGTCAAAACTGGCTTCCGGTGCAGGTGCGGACCTGATGAGTTCCATAGAAGAGATTGGCGGAGTAAAAGTACTCGCAGCCAAGCTCGAAGTTACAAATGTCAAAGCCCTGCGTGATCAGGCCGATGCACTGAGATCCAAAATGGATTCCGGCATCTTCTGTCTGGTGGCACAGGTTGATGACAACAAAGTTTCCCTGATTATCGCCGTGACCAAGGACTTGCACGATAGATTCCAGGCAGGCGCATTAATCAAACCCGTTGCGGCTGAGGTAGGCGGCGGTGGTGGCGGCAGGCCTGATATGGCGCAGGCCGGTGGTACCAACCCCGCTGGTATTGAAAAAGCATTCGCAACCCTTAAGAAACTGGTTGCAGATTCATAG
- the recA gene encoding recombinase RecA codes for MSKKNENSDDLRKAALSTALTTIERKFGKGSIMRLDSEASHNIPVIPTGSISLDMALGIGGIPKGRITEVYGPESSGKTTLALHVIAECQKLGGTAAFVDAEHALDVKYAKRLGVNTDELLISQPDYGEQALEITDLLVRSGAVDIVIIDSVAALIPQAELEGNMGETQVGGQARLMSHALRKLTGTIHKSKAVVLFINQIRMKIGMTGYGSPETTSGGNALKFYSSIRLDIRKIQTLKDKEEVYGSRTRIKIIKNKVAPPFREALVDILYGTGMSREGELLDLGVEHGIVDKSGAWYAFGSERLGQGKENVRQFLTETPELRQQIEDKLLIHLGMKEDPDEKVDEQVPTE; via the coding sequence ATGAGCAAGAAAAATGAAAATTCCGACGACCTCCGCAAGGCAGCCCTGAGTACAGCCCTGACCACCATCGAACGCAAGTTCGGTAAGGGCTCCATCATGCGCCTTGATTCTGAAGCCTCGCACAATATTCCGGTCATCCCCACCGGTTCCATCAGCCTCGATATGGCTCTGGGCATCGGCGGTATCCCCAAAGGCAGGATAACTGAGGTGTACGGTCCGGAATCTTCCGGTAAAACAACTCTGGCTCTGCATGTCATCGCGGAATGCCAAAAGCTGGGCGGAACTGCTGCATTTGTAGATGCGGAACATGCTCTTGATGTGAAGTACGCCAAAAGACTCGGCGTAAACACTGATGAACTGCTCATCTCCCAGCCTGACTACGGAGAGCAGGCCCTCGAAATCACTGACCTGCTGGTCCGCTCCGGCGCAGTTGATATCGTTATCATCGACTCCGTTGCAGCACTTATCCCACAGGCTGAACTGGAAGGAAACATGGGTGAAACCCAGGTCGGCGGACAGGCACGACTCATGTCACATGCCCTGAGAAAACTGACCGGTACCATCCACAAATCCAAGGCCGTCGTACTGTTCATCAACCAGATCCGTATGAAGATCGGCATGACCGGATACGGCAGTCCTGAAACAACTTCCGGTGGTAACGCGCTTAAATTTTACTCTTCCATTCGTCTGGACATCCGTAAAATCCAGACCCTGAAAGACAAGGAAGAAGTTTACGGTTCACGCACCAGAATCAAGATCATTAAGAACAAGGTTGCGCCGCCGTTCCGTGAAGCTCTGGTCGATATACTTTATGGAACAGGCATGTCCCGCGAAGGTGAGCTTCTCGACCTCGGTGTTGAGCACGGTATCGTGGACAAATCCGGTGCATGGTACGCTTTCGGCTCCGAACGTCTTGGACAGGGTAAAGAAAACGTACGCCAGTTCCTCACAGAAACACCGGAACTACGCCAGCAGATTGAAGACAAACTTCTCATTCACCTCGGCATGAAAGAGGACCCGGACGAGAAGGTTGACGAACAGGTCCCGACAGAGTAA
- a CDS encoding tRNA(5-methylaminomethyl-2-thiouridylate) methyltransferase, with translation MNKQYDALALFSGGLDSILACKVIQDQGLKVLGLHFVTPFFGNPEKIEHWQEVYGVEIMPVDISEKYIQMMLDVPDHGMGKLVNPCVDCKIMMISHAKTLMEEFGANFIISGEVTGQRPMSQRPPVLNAIRNSSDTGDILLRPLCAQSQPETAVEKSGLVDREKLPNIFGRGRKIQLQMAKDYGFSEVPTPAGGCKLTEQENAARYFPLLQRLNEADVNSFQLATTGRQFWAGNKMLVVGRNRNDNERIEDLYEGEDYLFEVRGFPGPLSIGRAFCDEEWTQQEVLDAAAMTASFSPKAVKSGEEIHVAVIGPEGEMIVTVMPNRETSFIHPTLDGLKEWKKERGEEKGN, from the coding sequence ATGAACAAACAATATGACGCTTTGGCCCTGTTTTCCGGGGGCCTCGACAGTATTTTGGCCTGCAAGGTCATTCAGGATCAGGGACTCAAGGTTCTCGGTCTGCACTTTGTCACGCCTTTTTTCGGTAATCCCGAGAAGATAGAACATTGGCAGGAAGTTTACGGGGTGGAAATCATGCCCGTGGACATCAGCGAAAAATATATTCAGATGATGCTTGATGTGCCTGACCATGGGATGGGTAAGCTGGTCAACCCCTGCGTGGATTGCAAAATTATGATGATCAGCCACGCCAAGACTCTCATGGAAGAGTTTGGTGCGAATTTTATCATTTCCGGTGAAGTTACCGGGCAGCGTCCCATGTCCCAGCGTCCGCCTGTCTTAAACGCTATCCGCAACAGTTCGGATACTGGTGACATCTTGCTTCGTCCGCTCTGTGCCCAGTCTCAGCCCGAAACAGCTGTGGAAAAATCAGGTCTGGTTGATCGCGAGAAATTGCCCAACATTTTCGGGCGAGGCCGCAAGATTCAGCTCCAGATGGCCAAGGATTACGGATTCTCTGAAGTCCCGACTCCCGCAGGCGGCTGCAAGCTCACCGAGCAGGAAAATGCAGCCCGCTATTTTCCGCTTTTGCAGCGTTTGAATGAAGCGGATGTGAATTCCTTCCAACTGGCAACTACCGGACGTCAGTTCTGGGCCGGCAACAAGATGCTTGTGGTAGGGCGTAACCGCAACGACAATGAGCGCATTGAAGACCTCTATGAAGGTGAAGATTACCTTTTCGAAGTTCGCGGTTTTCCCGGTCCCTTGAGCATCGGCCGTGCTTTCTGTGATGAAGAATGGACACAGCAGGAAGTGCTCGACGCAGCAGCTATGACCGCATCATTTTCTCCCAAGGCCGTCAAATCCGGCGAGGAAATCCATGTGGCCGTGATCGGTCCCGAAGGGGAGATGATTGTAACGGTCATGCCCAACCGCGAAACATCTTTCATCCACCCG